Proteins encoded together in one Amblyraja radiata isolate CabotCenter1 chromosome 11, sAmbRad1.1.pri, whole genome shotgun sequence window:
- the LOC116978569 gene encoding protocadherin gamma-C5-like, translated as MANLRRFPFNVFAFMLLICEQGLISGQVRYSIPEEMEQGAFVGNFAQDLGLSVRQLSARKFRLSSDDGGRYMKVSLDNGILSIRERIDRERICRQAEMCTLSFKTTLENPLKVYRGELEILDVNDNSPTFGDGSIALQISEASTPGVRFRLERAEDPDIGINTVAAYTISFTEYFSIKTRRTESDVLIPELLLDKFLDREQQSSFQLLLTATDGGTPQRTGTAQIIVTVLDFNDNAPVFDNDIYRVSVSEDAPHGTLVMKVKANDLDEGPNAEITYSFSDVDLRKARNVFSLHRDSGEVRVDRPLDFEETNSYSLDVQAVDHGSPAMTGHSNVLIKVIDVNDNAPEIKVTSTSNKIPENAPPGTFITFIDVIDRDSEENGQVRCELPKNVPFRLQSASKHYTLVTSETLDREVISQFKLLISAWDLGSPSLSSNKTIHIAITDVNDNAPRFSESSYNVYVMENNAPGASIFAVTALDPDQEQNSYISYSILDNYIQNLPVSTYLTINSMNGTIYLLRGVDYEELKQFQILVQARDAGLPPLSSSATVNVIILDQNDNAPVIVSPSEQSGSAAEEGLPLSAGEGYLATKIMATDADSGQNARIFYQMVKSTDPTLFTVTKNSGEIRTARRILQTDTPVHTLVILVKDNGQPSLSSTVTMNIRVLENSTEGITESSTLVKNPGYFSDPNVYLVIIFSCTSVAFLLIIVLLIGIKCKQDRSIIQGYNTPSYCYNRGDAQDTYKGRPALEETLRYPGTGRVVRVQEPHQYSVCLSPESAKSDFIFLQPCGAPLSQAE; from the coding sequence ATGGCGAACCTACGGAGGTTTCCTTTCAACGTGTTTGCATTCATGCTTCTGATATGTGAACAGGGTCTAATTTCCGGGCAAGTTCGGTACTCTATTCCCGAGGAAATGGAGCAAGGGGCATTTGTTGGGAATTTTGCTCAAGATCTGGGCCTGAGTGTACGGCAATTATCAGCTCGCAAATTTCGACTGAGCTCCGATGACGGAGGGCGCTACATGAAGGTTAGTTTGGACAATGGAATATTATCTATTCGTGAAAGAATTGATAGGGAACGTATCTGTAGGCAAGCGGAAATGTGTACTCTGTCTTTTAAAACAACACTGGAAAATCCCTTGAAGGTGTACCGCGGGGAATTAGAGATTCTTGATGTCAATGATAATTCCCCCACTTTCGGAGACGGCAGCATCGCCTTACAGATATCGGAAGCCAGTACCCCCGGTGTACGTTTTCGTCTCGAGAGGGCGGAAGATCCCGACATTGGAATCAATACCGTCGCCGCCTACACGATCAGTTTCACCGAGTATTTTAGTATAAAAACACGCAGAACCGAGAGCGATGTTCTTATACCAGAGTTGTTGTTAGATAAATTTTTGGACCGAGAGCAGCAATCTTCTTTTCAGCTCTTGCTTACTGCGACAGACGGTGGGACTCCTCAGAGAACAGGGACAGCTCAGATTATCGTTACTGTTTTGGACTTCAATGATAATGCGCCTGTGTTTGATAATGACATCTATCGGGTCAGCGTAAGTGAGGACGCGCCACATGGTACCTTGGTGATGAAGGTCAAAgcaaatgatttggacgaagggccgaatgctgaGATAACATATTCTTTTAGTGATGTTGATTTGCGAAAAGCGCGTAATGTATTCAGTTTACATCGAGATAGTGGGGAGGTTCGAGTCGATAGGCccttggattttgaagaaacaaacAGCTATTCTCTTGATGTTCAAGCTGTGGACCACGGTTCCCCCGCAATGACAGGTCATTCTAACGTGCTGATCAAGGTAATCGACGTGAACGATAACGCACCCGAGATTAAGGTGACATCAACCTCCAACAAAATCCCGGAAAATGCTCCACCAGGAACATTCATAACGTTCATCGATGTTATCGATCGTGATTCTGAAGAGAACGGTCAAGTCCGCTGCGAGTTACCCAAGAACGTTCCCTTTAGATTACAATCAGCATCGAAACATTATACATTGGTTACCAGTGAAACGTTGGACCGTGAAGTGATTTCTCAGTTTAAATTACTAATTTCGGCATGGGACTTGGGATCGCCTTCACTGTCGTCAAATAAAACCATCCATATTGCAATAACCGATGTAAATGATAACGCCCCGCGGTTTTCTGAATCATCCTACAACGTATATGTGATGGAGAATAACGCTCCGGGTGCATCCATTTTCGCAGTAACAGCACTGGATCCTGATCAGGAGCAGAATTCCTATATTTCTTACTCTATTTTGGACAATTACATCCAAAACCTACCAGTGTCCACTTACCTGACTATTAACTCAATGAATGGTACCATTTATCTGTTGCGTGGCGTTGACTATGAGGAACTCAAGCAGTTCCAGATCCTTGTACAAGCGCGTGACGCTGGGTTACCTCCGCTAAGCAGCAGCGCCACGGTGAATGTGATCATCCTGGATCAAAATGACAACGCGCCGGTAATTGTTTCACCTTCAGAACAAAGTGGATCAGCAGCAGAGGAGGGCCTGCCCCTGTCAGCGGGTGAAGGGTACTTGGCCACCAAGATAATGGCAACTGATGCAGATTCTGGTCAGAATGCTCGGATCTTTTATCAGATGGTGAAATCTACCGATCCCACTTTGTTCACCGTTACGAAAAATTCAGGTGAAATCAGAACTGCGCGCCGTATTTTGCAGACAGATACTCCTGTACATACTCTGGTCATCCTGGTGAAGGACAATGGGCAGCCAAGCCTGTCCAGTACAGTTACAATGAACATTAGAGTTTTGGAGAACAGTACTGAAGGAATCACGGAAAGCAGCACCTTGGTGAAAAATCCGGGATATTTCTCAGATCCAAATGTTTATTTAGTCATCATTTTCAGTTGCACTTCCGTGGCCTTTCTTCTGATAATCGTTCTGTTGATTGGGATCAAGTGTAAACAGGACAGAAGTATTATCCAAGGATATAACACCCCCAGTTATTGTTACAATCGTGGAGATGCGCAAGATACGTATAAAGGAAGACCTGCATTGGAGGAAACTTTACGCTATCCTGGGACTGGCCGGGTTGTCCGCGTGCAGGAACCGCATCAATACTCGGTCTGCCTGTCTCCAGAGTCAGCGAAAAGTGATTTTATCTTTCTACAGCCATGCGGCGCTCCGCTGTCTCAGGCCGAATGA